A region of the Dysidea avara chromosome 9, odDysAvar1.4, whole genome shotgun sequence genome:
ACCCGAGATTTAAGGATAGGGTATTTTCTAGCCAGTCCAGAATGGTTTCTTCTAAAGAAATGCTGATATCTACATATGAAGATTATCTGGAGTCCAACCAGTCTGAGGCTAACCCAAACTCATTAGAGTCAGCAGCCAAGCGATGTCGACAGGATGATTCTACAAGTGTTTTGTGAGTGCAGGTTGATGAAATGGTGAAGGTGCATGATTCTGAGCCTGATAATGATTACACAATTAGCCAAAAGATGGTGAATGCTTACCTCAGTGAAGCCAGTGCTCCTCGGCACAGTAGTCCACTACTATATTGGAATGAGAAACAGGCATCATGGCCTTTACTTGCTACCTTAGATTTGGCACCACCATGTACAACTGTACCATCGGAGAGGCTGTTAGTACAGCTGGCAATATTGTTACCGATAAAAGAACAAGGCTAGATGCAGAAAAAGTGGAAATGTTACTGTTTTTAAACAAGAACATGTTTTTAAAGAATGACTAGGAAGCATTTGATCAAGAAAGCAATCAAACAACAGGTTTTTAACTTTTTAATCATTGTAATAAAATTGTATACACTACAAAAAAGTACAAAAATATTTCATAActttcattacatgtacaagttGTCAAAATTACAAATGAATgacataaatatacaaaaatatcggtatcggaattGGCATAAATAATAGTCATAGTACTCGGTATCGAAATTATTGGAAAAAATCAGTATCTGTCCACCtttaaactctctactgggtgactggaagtatagttgaactctccactgggtgactagatcaagctgatctctatacagggcaatttgtttctagctgacctctcttcatggCAACTTGCTTATAACTGCATTAACTCtgtatacacagtgacttgtttctatctgatctctctgtacggcagcttgtttctactgaactcGCTCTTGAAACATAGTTgaactttctgcagggtgacttgtttctagctgatccctcttcagggtgatttgtttctagctaatctctctaggagtgacttgaaaagtagctgcatgaactctttgcagggtgacttgtttctagctgatctctgtacagcgtgatttgttccTTGAtctgcttctagctgatatctctactgtgtgacttgtttctagctgacctctctactgaGAGAtctgcttctagctgatatctctactgtctgtatgacttgtttatagctagtctctctacagggcagcttgtttctactgaactctctgcagggtgacttgtttctagttgatctttctatagggtgtcTTGTTTCTACCTAATCTCTCTTTGCATCTAGCTgttctttccacagggtgacttgtttctatctctacaaggtgatttgtgtccagctgatctctctacaggatgattacatagctgatctctctactgggagacttgtttctagctgatctctctacaaggtaacttgtttccagctgaactctatacagggtgacttgaaatatagttgaattctctttagggtgactggtttctagctgatctcttcacagggtaacttgtttctagccgatttttctacagggtgactctagctgaatactctacagggtgactcaaTGTATCAGTAgtttaacactttgcagggtgacctgatctttCCACATGATTATTTTATTGCAGTTGAGTTGTATACAAAGTGGCTTATAACTGAGTTAGATTCTCTACAGGACATAGTTGAATGCTTAAATATAGTAATTTTTATTTcatagctgactgctttattagggtgagtgctctattagagtatctcgatctcacacttgctacaccgagttggatttcgtgttataactctgttgcttgaagtctgattcttctacacagTTGAAggtcctttctaagatgattattccatctgtgCACCAAATTTCAATTGGTTCCCTTGAACGGTTTTTCTAGTAGGCGAAGCAAGTGATCGTTTTTTtgttagctgatctcgattgcataattgttacacactattggttttttttgttgtatcttcgtggtctttaagggtgctctgtacagttcgtacaaggcttcccaagacatagtctgttttgcactaaaataaatattatggtcacttaattagtctgtgacgtgttgacgcattttagtacctgtaaattaggtatcccatagcaacaaacacacgcatcttgctattctacactctctcacttaaattagaactaatCCGTCATTTTAAATTCAATAgatatgaaattttcacacaagctactttagtaattttatCAAAGAAGAGCGTTTTCCATTTTcaaatagcaagttcagatgatgaataacgtggaagtaaagaaaaggattcctgggagtgtcaacccgaaagataaatatgtgatgattgagaagctaaaagacaaaaataaaaacgcacaatggtttCTGCtttttagcatagtgtatcataaaagtatcaaggctcttgtgtgtaaactgtaggactagttctagtataaagggaaaaactgtaactcatgttctaaagcaaatttttAGTCATATTTACAATGGTTAGGCTCACATTTGGGCTTTGGAAAATACATTAGTTGACACTAAATATAAATACACATATGATACATTTAGACTGTGCATGCCTAACATCAACAGCAAACACTATCACAGAGATATGCACAAAATAATCATGCAGTTGTTCAGTTCTATTTCTTTATATCCAGCAAATGTACCAAAGATGGTATAGCACACTCCAGTGCCCAACAGATATGgtaactatatatatactgcCTGGAAACTGGCTTAGCACATTTACACATACCCCACACAAAGTAAACACAAATTGCACCATCACAATATGACATATGAATGTATTAGTAGTGTTTGTTTATGAAAATTAACACACCAAAAtgacttgtttttgttttgtgccatggctacaggggatttattacttcttgcaacattGGAGAGTGAAAAGCGTAGTGTGATATGGCTTCTTATTACATGTTAACTAGCCACAAACATGTATAGTTCATTGGTAGTgcctaatcactggactggactggactatggactggaatactggaatggactactggactgacatttaaGGGAGGGGTcactgtacatttgggtgacttgtgacaacatttcagcactaAGTGGTGAATATGATCCTactgtgataagccaaatgcGTTCAATTAAATGTACTCTATTCACTGCGGCTTGACAGTAGCTACTCTACTATATATAGCATATACTGACATGTAGGTatacccaaaaatgtttctctcactcttaggcacacatgattattgtgatacaacttcATATGAACTGGTGACTAGTCACTGGAGTCCATGATATGTAACTGTGTAATGGGGGCACATTAAATTAACCTACTTTTAAATTTGTACACACTAGTGTATGCCATTGTGCTATGACCATGCAATTTTCTACTCCTACTAAAGCTAAATGgcattgtaatacaattaacagaatgcagatatttcattccagtaatgaaatataaccagttatacgatgggatctagtttgtgtgttcaTACATGCCATATAAAGGTGTACTACGATCACACAATAATCACGTATGCCTAACAGTGAGAGAATGGGCATACACACGTCAGTCTATACAGTCAGAGAGTAGATACTTTCAAGCAGTGAATAGAACACATTTAACTGAACCCAAttggcttatcacagctactttttaggaaaatattcaccactcaggctgaaatgttgtcacaagtcacccaaatgtacacTGGGTAACCCTACCCTTAAAAATGCCAGTGTAAACccaaaaaaatgtcagtccagtattccagtccagtgattagacactactaTATTTATTCCCATTATAATGGTTGTTTACAGTTATCATTCCTAATATAGACTATAGAACAACATTCTTTGGTCAATTAAAGAAGCCATATCAGTGACGCTCAAGTTAACGCTTTTTGAATTTTGCCTTctgtgttgcaagaagtaataaatcccctgtaCCAGTGGTGCTCAATAAAGGCGTCTGCACGGAGAACCAGAGAACCgcctacttgtttgtttaacgGTTACTAGagcagaaaaaaaaattacaaaattaatttaattgtTAATTTACTTGGTAGCTatcacaaaatttattttaaccATATAgggtagggaatatataatttTAACCCTACCCGCAAAGAGCTATCAAGGTTACTAGCTTACCGTACTTCAGACACTCGACGAGATATTAGTGTTACGGATGTACGATAATCTTCTATACCGGTCGTAACAGCTACCAGGTTCTGCAGGTCGGAACGCCCGATGAAAGCCACTCGACTCTTGTAACCTTGCAACACGAGGCGGGGAGAACTCTATCTAACGCACACACAATAGCTCACGTGTACAAGCACACAAGGGGAAATACCTAAGTTTATGACCTAACctaatacaataaataaatgaatgtaCACTAGCTACAAATAGAGTTATTCAGTCATCAAtctcgacatcctccggggggcgGCGTAGAGTTTCAGTCCATTCACTCAACTGTTTCCTTGCTCTTACAGCAGCGGCTCTAGGGTGTCTGGGTGAAACTTGATCAGTATTCTGTTGGACAGTTGACTCAGTTTCCTGTTGAACTGGCTCAACATCTGTCGAGGGATCTTCCACTTCCAGGGGGTATAGACGGGCAATGGGACGGTTGGTACGTCCACTTGCTGTGCGTACCGTCACTGATCGGATATACCCATCATTCCCCTTCACAAGTTCCTCAATTACTCCAAGTTTCCAACGGCTTCTGGGTATGTCATCATGAATTTGTACCACATCACCTGTCTTCACTGTCTGTTCCATAGAGCCCGCTGTACGGTGTCTTTCTCGTAGGGAGGTCAAGTACTCCTTTTTCCAACGAGATACAAAGTGTTGTAACAGCAGCCCCTGCCGGTCCACCTTACTTCGCAGTTGTTCAGCTGAAGGATAATCTGGGTCTGCAATCTCTTCTTCCTGTACATCAGGGTGTGGTAGGGCAATGATTCGGCGACCATACAGTAAGTGAGATGGTGTTAATGGCACCAGGTCTCCTGTGGAGGATGGAAGGTAGGTCAGTGGTCGATCATTAAGTACTGCCTCTACTTCCACAATAGTAGTCTGTAAGGTGTTCAGAGTGATGAAGGCTCGGCCCAAAGTCTTCTTCAAAGACATCTTCACCATCCCGACTAACCTTTCCCAAAAGCCCCCATACCAAGGGGCTCTCTTGGGAATGAACTTCCATGTTGTGCCCCTGCATGTGAGAGCAGACTGCAGTGTTCGTGACTGGAAAAGCTCATTTAATTCCTTTGCTGCTGATGCGTAGGTCGAAGCATTGTCAGATATAATTAACCGAGGTAATGACCTGCGTGCTGTAAATCTACGGAAGGCTTGTAGGAAGGTTTCCTCAGTAAGATTAGTCACCACTTCAAGGTGCACTGCCCTGGTACTGGCGCAGGTGAACAGGCAGACATATACCTTGTACTCACCAGTTGCTCCTTCACTCTTCACATACATGGCTCCTGTGAAGTCAACTCCAGTTACACTGAAGGGAGGCCCATCTTGGACTCTGGCCAGCGGCAGTGGTGGGGGATCAGGGGTAGGGAATGGTTTACCAGCGACTCTGCGACAGATCACACACTTCCTTAGTAACTTGGCTACCACTCTTCGTGCTGCTGGAATCCAGAAGCATTGTCTTAGGGCTGTGACAGTAGCATGAGTGCCTCCATGTAATTGAGTGGCATGAGTGGCGTACACAATCAATGTGGTCAGTCTGTGATTCTCAGGGAGGAGGTAAGGAAACTTGGTGTTGTGGTCAACAGGAGCATTATGTATCCTCCCGCCACAGCGGAGAAAATTGGAGGAGTCTAAAAACAATCGAAGCTGTCTGACTAGTGGCAAACGTCTAGTAGATGTCTGGCTTCTGTGTAAGGAGTTGATTTCCTTCAAGTATGTTGAGTGTTGGCAGCTTTGTATCCACATGTTCTGAGCTTTGCTTAGTTCACCAGCTGTAATTGGTCCTGTAGGCTTGGACCCGTGTGATTTAATACACTCAATGAATCGTAGCACATATGCAGTGACATATAACAGTTTAGACAGTGTACTGTACCTTTCTATGTCAATGATGGTTGCTACAGAGGATAATTGATTGTCTTCACTTGTTTCCTCAACTGGGTTGGGGGATAGCACTTCAGTCTCTGCAACAGTGAGTTGAACATGCTGTATGTCAGTCGTACTCCACTGTGGCCGTAACTCTTCACGGACAATCCACTCTGGACCATGTGTCCACATACTGGAAGTTCGTAGTGCTGAAAGTGAAATGCCTCTGGTTAACAAGTCTGCAGGATTGTCTGCAGATGGACAGTAACCCCACCATTGAGCAGGGCAGGCCTCGGTAATTGATGACACACGGTTTGAAACAAACTGTTTCAGTCTCTTGTCACTGTTGAGCCAATGGAGTACGATTTGGCTATCACACCACATGTGAACTACGTCAATCTTGTAATTGATTGAGGAATTGATCCAAGTGTACATCTGTGCAGCAACGGTGGCACCCATCAATTCCAGTCTGGGGAGTGTATGCTGCTTCAGTGGAGCTACTCTAGTTTTGGAAATGACAAATGATGATTCACAGTGTTGATGGAAGTATGCCACTGCGCCATAAGCCTTAGTGCTTGCGTCACAAAATATGTGTAATTCAATTGGTGCAGCTGTACTCAATCCATTCTTTAAATAACATCGAGGAATAGAGATAATGTGCAATTGTTCAAGATCTTGAAGTAGTGTCTGCCATTGTTGTTGATGCTCTGGTGGGAGTGGGTCATCCCATGATAACTTCTTCTGCCATAGCTGTTGTAGtagtaacttagtactaattgTAACTGGGGAGGTAAAACCCAGTGGATCAAAGATCTTTGATGATTGTTGCAACACCTCACGTTTCGTAACTGGAGAATCACATGATGGAAAGGCCTTCTGAGTAAGTGACAAACTATCATTACTTGTGTTCCACACTAGTCCAAGAGTGTTGACTTGTTCACTATTGTCTGCGACATGATCCCTCTCTGCTGCTGCACAAACTTGCTTGCTGTTAGATGCCCAGCTCCGTAAATTGAAATTGGCTTCAGAAAGTGTTGTTCGGGCTTCAGTGTAGTATAGAATGGCTTCTTCTTCAGTTGAGCACCCTGACAAAATGTTGTCCACATACAAATTGTGAAGAAGATCCTTTGCTGTGGTTGAATTGCATTGTGTTAGATGGCAGTGAAGAGCAGCATACAACATAAACGGAGAGCTGGCTGACCCAAACAAAACAACTTTGAAGCGGTAGGTCTGAAGTGGGCTCTCAGGATCATCAGGGTTGCATGGCCACAGGAAACGGGTGAAATCACGGTCCTTGGGGTGTAACTGCACATGCAGAAACGCCTTCTCAATGTCAGCACTGACACCAAACTTGCGGGAACGGAAACGGAGGAGGATAGCTGGTAGCTCTTGTAAAAATGGAGGCCCTGTTTCTAGACAATCATTGAGACTGGCCAAGTGCTTAGCTTCATGGCTGCTGCAGTCATAGACTATCCTCAAGGGGGTTGTGGTCGAGTCCTTGTGTACCCCAtggtgtggtatgtagtggcACGGCTTCGATAAATCAGAGTCTGGCACCTTCTCAATGAAATCACGTCTCAATTGTTCTTCAATTATTCCGTTGTAAACTTTGAGCAGCTCAGGTGTTTTACTCAGTTTACGGGTGAGTGACTGCACTCGTCGTTCACAAGTAGACTTGTTGGTAGGCAATACGGGGTGGTTAGATTTCCACGGAAAGTTCACAAGATAGGTACCATCACTCTGACGAGTTACTGAGTCACGTAGGTACTCCTGTAAGAATGTGGACAAGTGGCTAATTTGCTCAGAATCAGTTTCCCACACGTTGCCACTGTTGGTAAAATCAGTTGAGTCATACAGTGATACAGAACTGAGGTGGAACATGCCAGATGTTAGAGCAGGGGTGTAGTTGTACAGTGGTCCTGAAAGTAAGAATCCAAGCTTGCTTTCCACAGCAGTGGGACCTGGTCCTCTAATTACAGCTTCTTTCACAATTGACCAGTAGGCGTCAGCTCCAATAAGCATGGATATGTTAATGTCACCACTATCTGACACTGCATGATTGAGCTGTAACCCTTTCAAATATGACAATTGCTTAACATAGGAAAATGGAAGGTTACGGAGTGGCTGAGCAATTCTTGGAGTGACAAGGACTGATATTGGAATCTCTGTGCCCTCAGTAGTCTGTAATTGGATTGTGGCAATTGGAAGGGTTTGGTTGGAGGCTTCTGATGTTCCAAATGCAGCAATAGCAATACGTTCTGTTCTTTGAGTGTTAAGATGTAGAGAATTTGCAAGAGTTTGTGTGATAAATGAGCGTTGTGCTCCCTCATCCAGAAGAATGTTTGCTTGTGCAGAATAGTTGTTAGCTCTAACTGTGGCAACGGCTGTCTTCAGGAAGCACACCTTAGCTAGCTGGGGTTGTGACATTGCAGAGTTGATCAGATTCTGTGAAGCTTGCGTAGGAGGGACAGATGGCTGTTCGGAAGCTGGTTTCTGTGTGTTACTGGGAGTCTGGGGATTGTGTGTTCCTCGGCACAAACTGGTATGATGCCGTTCCTTACAATGTTTGCAGCGACCCTTAGACTGGCACTGACTGACTCTGTGGTGTCCAAGACAATTAAAACACAACTTATCCCTTTTGACAATGTCAATACGTTTGGATTGGTCTGAGACGGAGTCACACTGTGTGGCTGGATGTGATCCCTTACAAAACACACACTTCGGCAGCTTCCTGGGTTCATGTCTACTTAAGGCTCCTGTGTGAAATGATGCGGTAGAGTGATGATCTTCAAACTGAGATGGAGGAACAAAGGCACCAGCTTCAAGGACTCGTATTTCCTTTGTGATTGCCTCTCTAAGTTTGTCAAGTGTCCACTCAAGACTGCTGTGTTCTCTGGCCAAGTTCTTTCTAATGTCCACTGGAAGTTTCCCTAGTATCATGGGAACTAGTAGGGCTCCGTACGATGTTGTTGCTTGCCCTAATGCTGACAGTCCCCTCACGTGGCTCTCAATTGCATCATGAAAACCCCTTAAACTTGTGATGTTGTTCTTAGCTAGTGGCAAGTTCATCAAAGCATGCATGTGGGCATTGACAATCCTTTGTTGATCACCAAATCTACCCTTTAAAAGGTCTACTGACTGTTGGTAATTGACACTAGTTAAAGGAAACCCAGCAATGGTTCTTGCAGCTTCACCCTCAAGGTGTGCCCTTAGATAATTAAGCTTCTGAACATTTGTTAACACATTATTGGAGTGCACAGCAGAGTCAAAGGAGTCCCAGAATGTTTGCCACTTCAATGGGTCACCTCCAAATGTTGGTAATGTTAGCTTAGGGAGGCGGCTAACATTCTGGGGGACACCAGCAAATGTATTAACATACCCCTGAGCCTGATTAGGTTGTGATCCTTCATTGGTTTCTCTTGGTTGTTGTTGAGTGGTATTAGTTACCAGCGTGGCCTCACTAGACTGTTGATCACTAGCCGGATGGCTACCTGGTTGATCACTGACTGAATCACTTCCTTGTTGATCACTAACTGAATCACTTCCTTGTTGATCACTAACTGAATCACTTGCTGGTGTTGGTGGTGGGCTTTGGACACTCAGTGGTTGAAAAGGTGGAGCTTGAACATTGAGTGGTTTCGGTCTTGACTGCACTGCCTTAATGAAGGAAATCTTCTCTGCCAATGTGAAAATTATCTCCTCTGAGTCCAGTATTTCTGTCTCTAATTCTGTTGCATCACTGATGGTGGCTAGGATTTTAGCATCCAACTCTGTTAGTGTGGCTTTCTTAGCCTCAATTTGTTCTAATGATGTTTGAAGGGTGGCAGCATCTCTCTCGTTGGGAGCCTCATCACTCTCCAGGATGGAAGCAATCTTTCCAAATACACGTGTCAGGTGAGCGCGGTGAGCCCTTCTTGATGCTCGGAGGTGTGAAACTTCCATCGAACAAATTCCGATCGCCAACTGAAATAACAAGCAAGAACAACAGTGTCACTAACGAAATCGCTTGCCTTACTGGGTACCGTTATCCTttatgccacggtaccacgacttTTCAATGGCGGGTTAGAAGTGTAAGGCTCGCGATTCAACTGCGTCACAGCACCAATGTTACGGATGTACGATAATCTTCTATACCGGTCGTAACAGCTACCAGGTTCTGCAGGTCGGAACGCCCGATGAAAGCCACTCGACTCTTGTAACCTTGCAACACGAGGCGGGGAGAACTCTATCTAACGCACACACAATAGCTCACGTGTACAAGCACACAAGGGGAAATACCTAAGTTTATGACCTAACctaatacaataaataaatgaatgtaCACTAGCTACAAATAGAGTTATTCAGTCATCAATCTCGACAATTAGATGCCATGGGTCGTCCTCTCTAGTCTGAGCCACTCCCTGCACTCCCGCCACGCGCTTTACGaaaattcgattgtgggtagAGCAAAATTCCCACGAAAGTTTGTTACGAACAAGAACGTGTAATGGACACAGGAAATGATTGCAGAGCGGAAGATCAATCTTTAGAAGCGATCAAGTTATTATGGATGTTTATTAACAAACATGCTAGCGACTTGAATGAAGGTACGAAATTAGTATCTATCGGATATTACTCCGTGTACGTGTTAAAGGCCATAAATCTGTTGCACGTGTTGCTTACGTGTGATTCAAAGTCAGCCTTGTAATACTCATATCAAGCCATATAGAACTGTTGGCTTTTTGCTAGCATTACCCAAATTCAGTTTTGCCAGCACAACGTAAAATCCAAGTAATTTCCTAAATCAAAAAACATGCTTATCTAATTAGCTTTTTTTTGCAATTTATTTGTATTTTTCCTTCATTGGCTTTTACTTTATGTAGTTGC
Encoded here:
- the LOC136267210 gene encoding uncharacterized protein yields the protein MEVSHLRASRRAHRAHLTRVFGKIASILESDEAPNERDAATLQTSLEQIEAKKATLTELDAKILATISDATELETEILDSEEIIFTLAEKISFIKAVQSRPKPLNVQAPPFQPLSVQSPPPTPASDSVSDQQGSDSVSDQQGSDSVSDQPGSHPASDQQSSEATLVTNTTQQQPRETNEGSQPNQAQGYVNTFAGVPQNVSRLPKLTLPTFGGDPLKWQTFWDSFDSAVHSNNVLTNVQKLNYLRAHLEGEAARTIAGFPLTSVNYQQSVDLLKGRFGDQQRIVNAHMHALMNLPLAKNNITSLRGFHDAIESHVRGLSALGQATTSYGALLVPMILGKLPVDIRKNLAREHSSLEWTLDKLREAITKEIRVLEAGAFVPPSQFEDHHSTASFHTGALSRHEPRKLPKCVFCKGSHPATQCDSVSDQSKRIDIVKRDKLCFNCLGHHRVSQCQSKGRCKHCKERHHTSLCRGTHNPQTPSNTQKPASEQPSVPPTQASQNLINSAMSQPQLAKVCFLKTAVATVRANNYSAQANILLDEGAQRSFITQTLANSLHLNTQRTERIAIAAFGTSEASNQTLPIATIQLQTTEGTEIPISVLVTPRIAQPLRNLPFSYVKQLSYLKGLQLNHAVSDSGDINISMLIGADAYWSIVKEAVIRGPGPTAVESKLGFLLSGPLYNYTPALTSGMFHLSSVSLYDSTDFTNSGNVWETDSEQISHLSTFLQEYLRDSVTRQSDGTYLVNFPWKSNHPVLPTNKSTCERRVQSLTRKLSKTPELLKVYNGIIEEQLRRDFIEKVPDSDLSKPCHYIPHHGVHKDSTTTPLRIVYDCSSHEAKHLASLNDCLETGPPFLQELPAILLRFRSRKFGVSADIEKAFLHVQLHPKDRDFTRFLWPCNPDDPESPLQTYRFKVVLFGSASSPFMLYAALHCHLTQCNSTTAKDLLHNLYVDNILSGCSTEEEAILYYTEARTTLSEANFNLRSWASNSKQVCAAAERDHVADNSEQVNTLGLVWNTSNDSLSLTQKAFPSCDSPVTKREVLQQSSKIFDPLGFTSPVTISTKLLLQQLWQKKLSWDDPLPPEHQQQWQTLLQDLEQLHIISIPRCYLKNGLSTAAPIELHIFCDASTKAYGAVAYFHQHCESSFVISKTRVAPLKQHTLPRLELMGATVAAQMYTWINSSINYKIDVVHMWCDSQIVLHWLNSDKRLKQFVSNRVSSITEACPAQWWGYCPSADNPADLLTRGISLSALRTSSMWTHGPEWIVREELRPQWSTTDIQHVQLTVAETEVLSPNPVEETSEDNQLSSVATIIDIERYSTLSKLLYVTAYVLRFIECIKSHGSKPTGPITAGELSKAQNMWIQSCQHSTYLKEINSLHRSQTSTRRLPLVRQLRLFLDSSNFLRCGGRIHNAPVDHNTKFPYLLPENHRLTTLIVYATHATQLHGGTHATVTALRQCFWIPAARRVVAKLLRKCVICRRVAGKPFPTPDPPPLPLARVQDGPPFSVTGVDFTGAMYVKSEGATGEYKVYVCLFTCASTRAVHLEVVTNLTEETFLQAFRRFTARRSLPRLIISDNASTYASAAKELNELFQSRTLQSALTCRGTTWKFIPKRAPWYGGFWERLVGMVKMSLKKTLGRAFITLNTLQTTIVEVEAVLNDRPLTYLPSSTGDLVPLTPSHLLYGRRIIALPHPDVQEEEIADPDYPSAEQLRSKVDRQGLLLQHFVSRWKKEYLTSLRERHRTAGSMEQTVKTGDVVQIHDDIPRSRWKLGVIEELVKGNDGYIRSVTVRTASGRTNRPIARLYPLEVEDPSTDVEPVQQETESTVQQNTDQVSPRHPRAAAVRARKQLSEWTETLRRPPEDVEIDD